A genomic region of Vibrio ziniensis contains the following coding sequences:
- a CDS encoding alpha/beta hydrolase, with protein MKAIKKVLFVATLVATSTIVGAATKESQELSVEMTVPPIRLNSDFVYSETFNNMGRPIKLSMDVIQPFSPEPLPAVLFVTGGGFMDAPKTKFIGQRVDMARAGYVVASIDYRVVPMVKFNGMVEDIKSAVRYMRANAQKFGIDPTRIAVMGESAGGYLAAITATTNGMKEFDKGANLDQSSDVQAAIDLYGLSDLTRVAMDYDKERQKKHESPAVPEAMLVNGVPFMEGGSIQSDLEKAAYANPITHISKKTPPFLLMHGDKDPVVSPGQTKILHEALVEKGIDSTRYVVKGADHAGFLWYQPEIMETIIAFLDKNLK; from the coding sequence ATGAAAGCGATAAAAAAAGTATTGTTTGTTGCAACATTAGTAGCTACATCAACCATAGTAGGTGCTGCTACTAAAGAGAGCCAAGAACTATCAGTTGAAATGACCGTTCCACCGATTCGTTTGAACTCTGATTTTGTCTATTCAGAAACATTTAACAACATGGGGCGTCCAATCAAATTATCAATGGACGTGATTCAACCATTTTCTCCTGAGCCTTTACCAGCAGTACTATTTGTGACTGGTGGTGGCTTTATGGATGCGCCAAAGACTAAGTTTATTGGTCAACGTGTAGACATGGCTCGAGCGGGTTATGTCGTTGCAAGCATCGACTACCGTGTTGTTCCAATGGTTAAATTTAACGGTATGGTTGAAGATATTAAATCAGCTGTTCGTTACATGCGTGCTAATGCTCAAAAATTTGGTATCGATCCTACTCGTATTGCGGTAATGGGCGAGTCTGCGGGGGGGTACTTGGCAGCAATTACTGCAACAACTAATGGTATGAAGGAGTTTGATAAAGGTGCCAACCTAGATCAAAGTAGTGATGTTCAAGCGGCGATTGATTTGTACGGTTTATCAGATTTAACTCGCGTTGCTATGGATTATGACAAAGAGAGACAAAAGAAACACGAGTCTCCAGCAGTGCCAGAAGCAATGTTGGTTAATGGTGTTCCATTTATGGAAGGCGGCTCAATCCAAAGTGATCTAGAGAAAGCGGCTTATGCTAACCCTATTACTCATATCTCTAAAAAGACACCGCCATTTTTGTTGATGCACGGTGACAAAGACCCAGTTGTTTCTCCAGGTCAAACCAAGATTTTGCATGAAGCTTTAGTAGAAAAAGGTATCGATTCTACTCGCTACGTTGTGAAAGGCGCAGACCATGCTGGTTTCCTTTGGTATCAACCAGAGATCATGGAAACGATCATTGCGTTTTTAGACAAGAATCTAAAGTAA
- a CDS encoding nuclear transport factor 2 family protein, producing MSNNNTRINALLDREEIRALRLRYSQLLDGGEAEKMGEVFTEDAEVKVTVGSMKGLTEIKQSLKEAYHTFDTKNRAHFPFVHAVTNHDITLIDENNASGSCYLLDFVTDREQSQHPFLLLGHYVDQYVRVNGEWRISRSELDVLWPEESH from the coding sequence ATGTCCAACAACAACACACGTATTAACGCCCTTCTTGATCGTGAAGAAATTCGAGCATTAAGACTACGCTACAGCCAGCTACTTGATGGTGGCGAAGCTGAAAAAATGGGAGAAGTCTTTACTGAAGATGCCGAAGTTAAAGTTACCGTTGGCTCAATGAAAGGTTTAACTGAAATCAAACAAAGCCTAAAAGAGGCGTACCACACATTTGATACAAAAAACCGTGCACATTTTCCTTTCGTACACGCGGTTACTAATCACGATATTACTTTAATCGACGAAAACAATGCATCAGGTAGCTGCTACCTACTAGATTTCGTTACTGACCGTGAACAATCTCAACATCCATTTTTGCTCTTAGGACATTACGTAGATCAATATGTTCGTGTAAACGGAGAATGGAGAATTTCACGCAGTGAATTAGATGTTTTATGGCCAGAAGAGTCTCATTAA
- a CDS encoding PTS sugar transporter subunit IIB, which yields MAKILLCCAAGMSTSMVVKKMLQAAEQKNIAVEINAVGLDEFDANLANYDCFLLGPQIKYKLNDFKVKADAVNKPIAVINQMDYGMMKGGKILDEALAMIG from the coding sequence ATGGCTAAAATTCTTCTATGTTGTGCTGCTGGCATGTCTACAAGCATGGTTGTAAAGAAAATGCTTCAAGCTGCTGAACAAAAAAATATTGCAGTTGAAATCAACGCAGTTGGGCTGGATGAGTTTGATGCAAACCTAGCGAATTACGACTGCTTCCTGCTTGGTCCACAAATCAAATACAAGCTGAACGACTTTAAAGTTAAGGCTGATGCTGTTAATAAGCCTATTGCTGTTATCAACCAAATGGATTACGGCATGATGAAAGGCGGCAAGATCCTTGATGAAGCTCTAGCGATGATTGGCTAA
- a CDS encoding DapH/DapD/GlmU-related protein, giving the protein MTLEECLQYMREGGVIEGNSEIHQQCYELAMEALKITAKLNGSYHPPEEIREIMSQLIGKPIDDSFMVFPPFNTDCGKNISFGKNVFINSGCCFQDQGGITVGDGVLIGHNVVLATLNHEMAPHKRGTTIPKPIVIGNNVWIGSNATILQGVIIGDGAVVAAGSVVNRDVIPNTVVGGVPAKLIKHIDSANDE; this is encoded by the coding sequence GTGACTCTGGAAGAATGTTTACAATACATGCGTGAAGGTGGTGTGATAGAAGGAAATTCAGAAATACACCAGCAATGCTATGAACTCGCAATGGAAGCTCTAAAAATAACCGCGAAACTTAATGGGAGCTACCATCCACCAGAGGAAATCCGAGAGATTATGTCTCAACTAATCGGAAAACCTATCGACGACTCTTTTATGGTGTTTCCACCATTCAATACCGATTGCGGTAAAAACATTAGCTTTGGTAAGAACGTCTTCATCAATTCCGGTTGCTGTTTTCAGGATCAGGGAGGGATTACTGTTGGTGATGGCGTCCTCATCGGCCACAATGTGGTGTTAGCAACCCTCAATCATGAAATGGCTCCTCATAAACGAGGCACTACAATTCCTAAACCGATTGTTATTGGTAATAACGTATGGATAGGTTCTAATGCAACCATATTACAAGGAGTCATCATTGGTGATGGAGCTGTAGTTGCTGCCGGTTCGGTAGTAAACAGAGATGTGATTCCCAATACTGTTGTAGGAGGAGTACCAGCAAAGCTTATAAAACACATAGACTCAGCGAATGATGAATAG
- a CDS encoding helix-turn-helix domain-containing protein yields the protein MIYLKSNEFFVSSEIPFATELRAPQEPYPEHSHAFEELMLVSGGSGTHVINDIPMNLSKNYVCFIKREDRHLFENVEGLHLSNVLFDQSKMAVDSSIAKYIPDTADHSRGWFINEQSSEMANSLIMRLDSEIGVDTLESKIVCQSLFNLLLVELSRGRIHSLDAESEEEKVLSVMQYLHQSYAEPVTLQDFTEKVSISSKQLSKILFRMTGMNFNKYLNHIRMSKALEALKYSDRSITDIAFEVGYQDSNYFSSKFKRVFNVTPREVRLGANIRN from the coding sequence ATGATTTATTTAAAATCGAATGAATTCTTTGTTAGCTCTGAGATTCCGTTCGCAACCGAGTTAAGAGCGCCCCAAGAACCCTATCCAGAACACTCGCATGCTTTTGAAGAGCTGATGCTTGTGTCTGGAGGCTCAGGTACCCACGTAATTAACGATATCCCGATGAACCTGAGTAAAAATTACGTCTGTTTTATCAAAAGGGAAGACCGCCATCTGTTCGAGAACGTGGAGGGGCTGCATTTAAGTAATGTGTTGTTCGACCAAAGTAAAATGGCAGTAGATTCGTCCATCGCAAAGTATATCCCAGACACCGCCGATCATAGTCGAGGTTGGTTCATTAATGAGCAAAGTAGCGAAATGGCCAATAGCCTTATTATGCGTTTGGACAGTGAAATTGGCGTCGATACGCTTGAATCCAAGATTGTTTGCCAGTCGCTGTTTAACTTATTGTTGGTTGAGTTATCGCGCGGTCGTATTCACTCCCTCGACGCTGAATCTGAGGAAGAGAAAGTGTTGTCTGTGATGCAATATCTACATCAAAGCTATGCAGAGCCAGTAACCTTGCAAGACTTTACCGAAAAGGTGAGCATTTCGTCTAAGCAGTTATCTAAGATTTTATTTCGCATGACAGGAATGAATTTCAATAAATACCTGAATCACATTCGTATGAGTAAGGCACTTGAAGCTTTGAAATACAGTGACCGCTCCATCACTGATATTGCTTTTGAAGTTGGTTACCAAGATTCAAATTATTTCTCAAGCAAGTTTAAGAGGGTGTTTAATGTTACGCCAAGAGAGGTGCGCTTGGGGGCAAATATAAGGAATTAA
- a CDS encoding PTS lactose/cellobiose transporter subunit IIA, which produces MDLEATVMELIINAGESKSLAMQALASAKKGEWEDVDGLLEESTAAAKRAHGVQTELIGLDEGEGKVPVNLVMVHAQDHIMTSMLARELVEELINIHRKLQS; this is translated from the coding sequence ATGGATCTCGAAGCTACCGTAATGGAACTGATCATCAACGCTGGTGAGTCAAAAAGTTTAGCAATGCAGGCACTAGCGAGTGCTAAAAAGGGTGAGTGGGAAGACGTTGATGGACTTTTAGAAGAGTCTACGGCGGCTGCTAAACGTGCTCATGGTGTTCAAACTGAACTTATTGGCTTAGATGAAGGCGAAGGTAAAGTACCAGTGAATCTAGTGATGGTGCATGCGCAAGACCATATCATGACTTCAATGCTTGCTCGTGAATTGGTTGAAGAGCTAATCAACATACACCGCAAACTTCAATCTTAA
- a CDS encoding carbohydrate porin, producing the protein MKKLNLVVAISAALTATASLPTIADDSVQFHGFAMAAGDFQSELDRPKNLALHTDITGPNQDPRGKMGDLGNTYWHDYFTALSLNKRFDGVEEGEWADFTFELLGYGDKSVEASQMYVQYGGLDFLPENARVWAGRKYAGERIRNLAYNIREINVDSGIGYNSDNLDVTIGYNQIDWADLNDNQMGLIQAVEGSRVVFDFAYRFGNAEVGANYMQEKDDPIFQQEREAYSAFAKYKFGSFLGLAGNSSAMIQGGKGLIAQYLSTARISGLSEEDDKSMRFSYYGMIHQFEGFTIEPSFVYEYTDRAEQRRATSVPNTQAGGTYEFGNAEEQGLFAALSVHQALTNNISMQYEAVYANKTNRDGVEGVDGSMYKLAMGPSLQLKSVPWAVPVTNISVAYVGGDEEITDLPVESEWRFGYRFEVFF; encoded by the coding sequence ATGAAAAAGTTGAATTTAGTAGTGGCTATTTCAGCGGCACTTACTGCAACTGCATCCCTACCAACAATTGCTGATGATTCTGTACAGTTCCATGGTTTTGCTATGGCTGCTGGTGATTTTCAAAGCGAACTAGATAGACCAAAAAACCTTGCTTTACATACAGATATTACCGGTCCAAACCAAGATCCACGCGGTAAGATGGGTGACCTTGGCAACACATACTGGCATGACTACTTTACTGCACTCTCACTAAACAAACGCTTTGATGGTGTTGAGGAAGGTGAGTGGGCTGATTTTACTTTTGAATTGCTAGGCTATGGTGATAAATCTGTTGAAGCTTCACAAATGTACGTTCAATACGGTGGTTTGGATTTCCTACCGGAGAATGCTCGTGTTTGGGCGGGTCGTAAGTATGCTGGTGAGCGTATCCGCAATCTGGCTTACAATATTCGTGAAATCAATGTGGATTCCGGTATTGGCTATAACAGTGACAATTTGGATGTAACTATTGGCTACAACCAAATTGACTGGGCAGACCTAAACGATAATCAGATGGGATTGATTCAAGCTGTAGAAGGTTCACGAGTAGTATTTGATTTTGCTTATCGCTTTGGTAACGCCGAAGTGGGTGCAAACTACATGCAAGAGAAAGACGATCCGATTTTCCAACAAGAGCGTGAAGCATACAGTGCGTTTGCTAAATACAAATTCGGTTCATTCTTGGGGCTTGCTGGTAATTCAAGTGCGATGATTCAAGGTGGTAAAGGTCTGATTGCTCAGTATCTAAGTACTGCTCGCATTAGTGGTTTAAGTGAAGAAGACGACAAATCTATGCGTTTTTCTTACTACGGTATGATTCACCAGTTTGAAGGTTTCACTATTGAACCATCATTTGTTTATGAATATACCGATCGTGCAGAACAGCGCCGAGCGACTAGTGTTCCAAATACTCAAGCTGGTGGTACTTATGAGTTTGGCAATGCTGAGGAGCAAGGGTTATTCGCTGCACTGAGTGTACATCAAGCACTAACCAACAATATTTCTATGCAGTACGAAGCTGTTTACGCAAACAAAACTAACCGTGATGGTGTCGAAGGCGTAGATGGCAGCATGTACAAATTGGCAATGGGTCCATCACTTCAGTTGAAGAGTGTTCCATGGGCAGTGCCTGTAACTAATATCAGCGTTGCATACGTTGGTGGTGATGAAGAAATAACGGATCTTCCTGTTGAGTCTGAGTGGCGCTTCGGTTACCGCTTTGAAGTCTTTTTCTAA
- a CDS encoding sialate O-acetylesterase produces MFSVNQIFGDHMILQRHKPIVIWGMGTSGDTVTITLEKVASLEYDMLVTLDVIVEESGEWIAELPAQEAAVELVLSISDSTNKLSFNDIGIGEVWVAGGQSNMEYHVHFDANKADIIQNQKSRDIRFFNVAQISIPEMETQFDYKEFYVWRCCTPEDLPHFSSVAYYFAHDLNLALDIPVGIVGCNWGGTPACAWVEESYLRDTKAEIWLDEYEAKLEGIDLAQDKELYLNQPSSDTSQPLKSIEGLAGKIMYPGLSEAEQAQMVDEAASIPNQQAAISGGPHHQYRPGGLYENMLTRITAFTVRGVIWYQGESDSPHADVYFSTFSQLIRCWRDAWGECLPFLFVQLAPFSRWLSLDGGAFPELRRQQQKVADKIENTWMVSSGDAGMEIDIHPKIKKPIGQRLALLAQNHIYKQEVMSQAPRFKSATRTNESICIEFEYADGLHLVGTSVNALSLEDKSGNSICYESFKIEGRCLVLFGHFEDAVLIKFASTPYYQVNLYNKSKIPALPFEVGC; encoded by the coding sequence ATGTTTAGTGTAAATCAGATATTTGGCGACCATATGATCCTCCAGCGTCATAAACCTATCGTCATTTGGGGGATGGGCACTTCGGGTGACACAGTAACGATTACGTTAGAAAAAGTCGCTTCTTTGGAATATGACATGCTTGTTACGCTGGATGTGATTGTCGAGGAAAGTGGAGAATGGATAGCAGAGCTGCCTGCGCAAGAAGCAGCTGTTGAGCTTGTTTTGTCAATCTCTGATAGCACCAATAAACTCAGCTTTAATGATATTGGTATTGGAGAGGTGTGGGTCGCAGGCGGGCAGTCTAATATGGAATACCACGTTCACTTTGATGCCAATAAAGCAGACATAATACAAAATCAAAAAAGTCGTGATATTCGATTTTTCAATGTTGCACAAATTTCAATTCCTGAAATGGAAACTCAGTTCGACTATAAGGAGTTTTATGTTTGGCGTTGCTGTACACCAGAAGACTTACCCCATTTTTCTTCCGTTGCTTACTACTTTGCCCATGATTTAAACCTAGCACTGGATATTCCCGTAGGCATTGTCGGGTGTAACTGGGGAGGAACACCAGCTTGTGCTTGGGTAGAAGAGTCATATCTAAGAGATACAAAAGCTGAGATTTGGCTCGATGAGTATGAGGCTAAGCTAGAAGGGATCGACTTAGCACAAGATAAAGAGCTTTACTTAAATCAGCCAAGCAGTGATACCAGTCAACCTTTGAAATCGATTGAAGGTTTAGCTGGCAAAATTATGTATCCCGGTTTAAGTGAAGCAGAACAAGCTCAAATGGTAGATGAAGCCGCTAGTATCCCGAATCAACAAGCAGCAATAAGTGGAGGTCCCCACCATCAATACCGACCGGGCGGACTATACGAGAATATGCTGACTCGAATTACCGCCTTCACAGTGCGTGGAGTAATTTGGTATCAAGGTGAGAGTGATTCGCCGCATGCGGATGTGTATTTCTCAACATTTAGTCAATTAATTCGTTGCTGGCGTGATGCGTGGGGAGAGTGTTTACCTTTTCTTTTTGTTCAGTTAGCCCCGTTTTCTCGTTGGCTTTCTCTTGATGGCGGTGCATTTCCTGAATTGCGCAGGCAACAACAAAAAGTGGCCGATAAAATCGAAAATACTTGGATGGTGAGTTCGGGTGACGCCGGAATGGAAATCGATATTCATCCAAAGATTAAAAAGCCTATTGGTCAACGTTTAGCTTTGCTTGCGCAAAATCATATCTACAAGCAAGAGGTTATGTCGCAAGCGCCAAGATTTAAAAGTGCTACCAGAACGAATGAATCTATTTGTATTGAGTTTGAATATGCTGATGGTTTGCACCTAGTAGGAACCAGCGTTAATGCTCTTTCTTTAGAAGATAAAAGTGGTAACAGTATTTGTTATGAGAGCTTTAAGATTGAAGGTCGTTGTTTAGTGTTATTTGGTCACTTTGAAGATGCGGTTTTGATTAAATTTGCTTCAACACCGTACTATCAAGTCAATCTATACAACAAATCTAAGATCCCCGCGCTGCCATTTGAAGTGGGCTGTTAG
- a CDS encoding LysR family transcriptional regulator: MKVVQTQFSGVIEYVETLRTGSFTAAGERLGLTGSAVGKSVTRLEKKLGTKLLHRTTRSLTPTPEGQRYFEGWIGILDEIDSLEQGVVAGSVQVSGSMNVHLPAAFGRRHVMPVLLELTKKYPNLDLSVAFSERRINLIDEGVDLVVRIGTLADDADLIARRLGRQRLVLCASPKYLEKKGTPKLVTELTEHDCIVGGQRSSQPAWLFRRENGESFAQIVHGRYCFSDGDAMLSAVLEGVGISQLPTWLINEHLATGALVTILDEYAGAEMPIHAVWPRSRYLKPRQRVVIDALVEDAEKTGSIYQL, encoded by the coding sequence ATGAAGGTTGTCCAGACTCAATTCTCAGGTGTGATTGAATACGTTGAAACGCTACGAACTGGTTCATTTACTGCTGCTGGCGAACGCTTAGGGCTTACTGGTTCAGCGGTTGGTAAAAGTGTCACTCGGTTAGAAAAAAAATTAGGTACGAAGTTACTGCATCGAACGACACGCAGTTTAACTCCAACCCCAGAGGGCCAGCGCTATTTTGAAGGTTGGATTGGTATACTGGATGAAATCGACAGTTTGGAGCAAGGTGTTGTCGCTGGAAGTGTTCAGGTTTCCGGAAGCATGAATGTCCATCTCCCAGCAGCATTTGGAAGAAGGCACGTGATGCCAGTTTTGCTGGAATTAACTAAGAAATACCCGAATCTCGATTTGTCGGTTGCATTTAGTGAAAGGCGTATCAATTTGATTGATGAAGGTGTTGACCTCGTTGTGCGCATAGGGACATTGGCTGATGATGCGGATTTAATTGCAAGACGATTAGGGCGCCAACGATTAGTTTTGTGTGCCAGTCCCAAATATCTTGAAAAGAAGGGGACTCCTAAGCTAGTGACTGAATTGACAGAACATGACTGTATTGTCGGCGGTCAAAGAAGTTCTCAACCCGCATGGTTGTTTAGGCGTGAAAACGGTGAAAGTTTCGCACAGATAGTTCATGGTCGGTATTGTTTTAGCGATGGTGACGCAATGCTCTCTGCGGTCTTAGAAGGTGTGGGGATATCTCAGTTACCAACTTGGTTGATCAATGAACATCTTGCGACAGGTGCGTTAGTGACTATTTTAGATGAATATGCCGGTGCCGAAATGCCAATACATGCGGTATGGCCGCGTTCACGATATTTAAAGCCGAGACAACGAGTAGTGATTGATGCATTGGTAGAAGACGCTGAAAAAACAGGTTCGATTTATCAATTATGA
- a CDS encoding LLM class flavin-dependent oxidoreductase, producing the protein MNKSKLSFPTSFQRVFSDNKVSVGLLTPLEAYPSKPFPTLKDHLRIAQQAERAGFASIWARDVPFYDPNFGDAAQIIDPFVYAGYLSAVTNEITLGTAGIVLPLRDPISVAKQSASIDLLTGGRFVLGLSTGDRPVEYPAFGIDFDKRAELYRESIDVINRLHSDHFPQMATQHYGT; encoded by the coding sequence ATGAATAAAAGCAAACTATCATTTCCAACCAGTTTTCAGCGCGTGTTTTCCGACAATAAGGTATCTGTTGGATTACTAACTCCGCTGGAAGCTTACCCAAGTAAACCATTCCCGACTCTAAAGGACCATCTAAGAATTGCTCAACAAGCAGAAAGAGCCGGCTTTGCCAGTATTTGGGCACGTGATGTCCCATTTTACGACCCTAACTTTGGTGACGCGGCCCAAATCATAGACCCATTTGTCTATGCTGGATACCTCTCAGCGGTAACAAATGAGATAACCCTTGGGACAGCAGGTATCGTATTACCATTACGTGACCCGATTTCAGTAGCTAAACAATCCGCGTCAATAGATTTGCTCACTGGCGGACGTTTTGTACTAGGTCTATCAACGGGTGACCGTCCTGTCGAGTATCCGGCTTTCGGAATTGATTTTGATAAACGTGCAGAACTGTATCGTGAGTCTATTGATGTCATTAACCGTTTACACAGTGATCATTTCCCACAAATGGCGACCCAACATTATGGCACGTAA
- a CDS encoding 6-phospho-beta-glucosidase, whose product MKKTFPENFLWGGAVAAHQVEGGWNQGGRGPSIMDVLSGGAVDKEREITDGVLADTFYPNHEAIDFHGRYKDDIALFAEMGFKCFRTSISWTRIFPKGDEVEPNEEGLQFYDDLFDELLKHGIEPVITLSHFEMPHHLVKEYGSWRNRKVIDFFVHYSETVMKRYAKKVKYWMTFNEINNQKNHTYPLFGYANSGVVFNDDEKPEQTMYQVVHNQLVASAKVVKLGRQINPDIQIGCMIAFIPIYPYTCDPKDVLFANQSMRDRFLFSDVHIRGEYPSHIESEWESKGYKIEMDSQDKGILKEGCCDYIGFSYYMSVAVSATDKSEAKGLTGFPGSLPNPHVGVSDWGWQIDPVGLRYSLNMLSERYKKPLFIVENGFGAVDKVEEDGSINDDYRIAYLEAHISEMKKAVVEDGVDLIGYTPWGCIDCVSFTTGEYKKRYGFIYVDKHDDGSGDMSRSKKKSFHWYQGVIASNGADL is encoded by the coding sequence ATGAAAAAGACATTCCCGGAAAACTTCCTTTGGGGTGGTGCAGTTGCTGCCCATCAGGTTGAAGGTGGCTGGAACCAAGGTGGCCGAGGCCCAAGCATCATGGACGTTTTAAGCGGTGGTGCTGTTGATAAAGAACGTGAAATTACAGATGGTGTATTAGCCGATACTTTTTACCCAAACCATGAAGCGATTGATTTTCACGGTCGATACAAAGATGACATTGCACTTTTTGCCGAGATGGGTTTTAAGTGTTTCCGTACTTCAATTTCGTGGACTCGAATTTTCCCTAAAGGTGATGAAGTTGAACCGAATGAGGAAGGCTTACAGTTCTATGATGACTTATTTGATGAGTTATTAAAGCACGGTATTGAGCCTGTTATTACCCTCTCTCACTTCGAAATGCCACACCATTTAGTGAAAGAGTACGGCAGTTGGCGTAACCGTAAAGTTATTGATTTCTTTGTTCACTACTCTGAAACAGTGATGAAGCGTTACGCTAAAAAAGTAAAATACTGGATGACTTTCAACGAAATCAACAACCAGAAAAATCATACCTATCCACTATTTGGTTATGCGAACTCTGGCGTTGTTTTCAACGATGACGAGAAGCCAGAGCAAACCATGTATCAGGTTGTACACAACCAGTTGGTGGCGAGTGCGAAGGTGGTCAAACTGGGTCGTCAAATTAATCCAGATATCCAAATCGGTTGTATGATTGCGTTTATCCCAATCTATCCTTACACCTGTGATCCTAAAGACGTTCTATTTGCTAATCAGTCAATGCGTGATCGTTTCTTATTCAGCGATGTTCATATTCGTGGTGAATATCCGTCTCACATTGAAAGTGAATGGGAATCTAAGGGCTACAAGATTGAAATGGACTCGCAGGATAAAGGCATCCTGAAAGAGGGTTGCTGCGATTACATCGGCTTCAGCTACTACATGTCGGTTGCGGTATCTGCAACAGATAAGAGCGAAGCCAAAGGTTTAACAGGCTTCCCTGGCAGCCTGCCAAATCCACATGTTGGTGTTTCAGACTGGGGCTGGCAGATTGACCCTGTTGGTCTTCGTTACTCATTGAATATGCTGAGTGAGCGTTACAAAAAACCATTGTTCATTGTTGAAAACGGCTTTGGCGCGGTGGATAAGGTTGAGGAAGACGGCAGCATTAATGACGACTACCGCATTGCTTACCTTGAAGCTCACATTAGTGAAATGAAAAAAGCCGTTGTTGAAGATGGTGTAGACCTTATCGGTTACACGCCTTGGGGTTGTATTGACTGTGTTTCATTTACCACTGGTGAATATAAGAAACGTTATGGTTTCATCTATGTTGACAAGCACGATGATGGTAGCGGTGATATGTCTCGCTCAAAGAAAAAGAGCTTCCATTGGTATCAGGGTGTTATTGCCAGCAATGGTGCAGATCTTTAA